From one Dermacentor variabilis isolate Ectoservices chromosome 3, ASM5094787v1, whole genome shotgun sequence genomic stretch:
- the LOC142574539 gene encoding membrane metallo-endopeptidase-like 1 yields the protein MRTVGDLFTLYDNRQLVRHLSWLFVQLYGPVAAPRLLVDRFGNDDLANASRPLFCGSNVEASYKLLLTVLYFVSRISSRDKALVEACFDSLIVMGAEKVTGSSWLEEDSKLLAGAKIKAVETRVWPDEVLVKTGVLEQIYKEFPENRSSFAAYWVESRRKIRNVKGRKLYRRLSNQPLSSRGPYLSYDAALNHVLIAIGALVRPLFYRNGTKGMLYGGIGFLMALEVVKSLDQAGLRWGPSGNAVAHPLLSKTSLEEYASRSSCFGPEERNVSAFPEIPALEVAYAAFQQALKSDGRRLKIGENITEEQVFFLTLCFTTCQRRYVVSPASADCNKAVQNFPPFAETFSCPNGSNMNPHVQCRFFD from the coding sequence ATGAGGACGGTCGGCGACCTTTTTACGCTGTACGACAACCGGCAGCTCGTGCGACACCTCTCTTGGCTCTTTGTGCAGCTGTACGGCCCCGTCGCAGCTCCTCGTCTCCTCGTCGATCGATTCGGGAACGACGACCTCGCGAACGCGTCTCGCCCTTTATTCTGCGGGTCGAATGTCGAAGCTTCCTACAAGCTGCTCCTTACGGTGTTGTACTTCGTGTCGAGAATTTCCAGCCGCGACAAAGCTTTGGTCGAAGCCTGTTTCGACTCGTTAATCGTAATGGGAGCGGAGAAGGTCACCGGCTCCAGTTGGCTGGAGGAGGATAGCAAACTGCTCGCCGGAGCCAAGATCAAGGCCGTAGAAACGCGCGTCTGGCCCGACGAGGTTCTCGTGAAGACGGGCGTCCTGGAGCAGATCTACAAGGAGTTTCCGGAAAACAGGTCTTCGTTCGCCGCTTACTGGGTCGAATCTCGCAGGAAAATTCGCAACGTCAAAGGCAGAAAGCTGTACCGGCGGCTGTCCAATCAGCCTCTCAGTTCCCGAGGACCGTACCTGAGCTACGATGCAGCTCTCAATCACGTACTCATCGCCATAGGCGCTCTAGTCAGGCCGTTGTTCTACAGGAACGGAACCAAGGGCATGTTGTACGGAGGGATCGGCTTCTTGATGGCGCTGGAAGTTGTGAAATCGCTGGACCAAGCCGGATTGCGATGGGGTCCCAGCGGCAACGCCGTCGCGCATCCCCTTCTCTCGAAGACGTCCTTGGAAGAGTACGCTTCGCGTTCTTCGTGCTTCGGTCCAGAAGAAAGGAACGTCAGCGCTTTTCCGGAGATACCAGCGTTAGAAGTCGCTTACGCCGCGTTCCAGCAGGCACTGAAGAGCGACGGACGCCGGTTAAAGATCGGCGAGAACATTACCGAGGAGCAAGTGTTCTTCTTGACCCTCTGTTTCACGACGTGCCAGCGAAGATACGTCGTAAGCCCCGCCAGCGCCGACTGCAATAAGGCCGTGCAAAATTTCCCCCCGTTTGCGGAGACGTTTTCCTGCCCCAACGGTTCCAACATGAACCCGCACGTCCAGTGCAGATTCTTTGACTGA
- the LOC142575740 gene encoding uncharacterized protein LOC142575740 → MEPGQRANGVGGAGVSRAWNDRDMGYCYFRSPGNETEGQGGRTPKKVTHAISLAGLSSLQKRRRIPHSSVTSPGFKTTWCETTLVAAGFCIFWAAFALIVLLMRERRASDELDDSMCRTDDCVRHAKLLADITTTSSVDPCEDFAAYVCSVWSPPRLQTDENYASAMDAAIYHWFRGLRHTLHSGISQVPIGIKALEMYEACVGGESRYGTDRDEFLRFIKEAGLSWPEYPPERVDAISVFVSLSFNFEAPAWFSVVISDSRDRKHWRLVISPDGYLPILLAQHRDIVKKGGYVSHWKRIWNSIVPGAPFPREEDLDTEHHAMEDILGKLHEAASSPLKETALFNLGDIGKYTPSLPSSR, encoded by the exons ATGGAACCAGGACAGCGTGCGAACGGAGTCGGCGGCGCGGGCGTGAGCAGAGCTTGGAACGACCGCGACATGGGCTACTGCTACTTCAGGTCGCCAGGCAACGAGACAGAGGGACAAGGTGGTCGCACTCCGAAGAAAGTCACGCACGCGATCAGCTTAGCTGGCCTTTCTAGCCTGCAGAAAAGA CGTCGCATTCCCCACTCATCCGTTACATCTCCGGGCTTCAAGACCACCTGGTGCGAGACCACGTTGGTCGCTGCCGGGTTCTGCATATTCTGGGCGGCGTTCGCCCTCATTGTGCTCCTCATGCGGGAACGTCGCGCGTCTGACGAGCTCGACGACTCCATGTGCCGGACGGACGACTGCGTTCGACACGCCAAACTTCTCGCCGACATCACGACCACGTCGAGCGTGGATCCCTGCGAAGACTTCGCCGCGTACGTCTGCTCCGTCTGGTCGCCGCCCAGGCTCCAGACGGACGAGAACTACGCGTCCGCCATGGACGCTGCCATATACCACTGGTTCAGAGGACTCAGACACACGCTCCACAGCGGCATCAGCCAGGTGCCCATTGGCATAAAGGCTCTCGAGATGTACGAGGCCTGCGTCGGCGGCGAATCGAGATATGGCACAGACCGGGACGAGTTCTTGCGTTTCATCAAAGAGGCCGGGCTCAGCTGGCCCGAGTACCCTCCGGAACGCGTCGACGCCATCTCCGTGTTCGTGTCGCTTTCGTTTAACTTCGAAGCTCCCGCCTGGTTTTCGGTAGTCATTTCCGATTCCCGAGATCGGAAGCACTGGCGACTTGTCATCTCGCCGGACGGTTACCTGCCCATACTGCTTGCGCAGCACAGGGACATCGTCAAGAAGGGCGGGTACGTTTCGCACTGGAAAAGAATCTGGAACTCTATTGTACCAGGGGCCCCCTTTCCCAGGGAGGAGGATCTCGACACCGAGCACCACGCGATGGAAGACATATTGGGAAAGCTCCACGAAGCAGCGTCAAGTCCACTGAAGGAGACAGCGTTGTTTAATCTAGGAGATATCGGCAAGTACACTCCCTCCCTTCCATCCTCACGCTGA